The Hymenobacter chitinivorans DSM 11115 genome window below encodes:
- a CDS encoding M13 family metallopeptidase, which produces MTNKNQLLLALGALGTAAGLTLAGCAASTPAATATTPAADATATATATASTTTTAAPGSLPSVPGVGLDVSNIDKSVSPCDNFFQYASGTWLKNNPVPAAESRWSSWNQLINQNETVMRQILNDAAANRTAPKGSNLQKVGDYYATAMDSVGIDTAGLKYLKPELDRIAAIKDLKGLQTALSRQQMLQTRSVLGLGVRQDRKKSTEYAVYMSQGGLTLPDKDYYLKDDARSKQIRTAYLTYLTNMFRQLGDNEATAAKNANTVMRLETRLAKASKDRVALRDPYANYNKMTVAEANQQFPNLGVTSLLQQVGLGSAKEVIVGQPEFLKEASTALKQEPLNDWKTYLRWHVTNSAASALPTAFVDESFRFNQVLTGAKVQQPRWKRMLRATDGALGEAFGQLYVDKAFAPETKQKALEMVGNIKSAMAEHIQGLEWMSAATKTEALKKLNAFTVKIGYPDKWKDYSALNMSRESYLQNVMAARIWEYKDNVSKYGKPIDRGEWGMTPPTVNAYYNPSMNEIVFPAGIMQPPFFDPKADDAVNYGGMGAVIGHEITHGFDDQGRQSDAEGNLRDWWTKEDADNFTKRADMVGGQYSAFSPLDSVFVNGKLTMGENLADFGGLALAYSALEKQLEKKYGANARPNYDGFTPEQRFFLSWAQVWRTNARPEYLRQQVLTDPHSPAQYRTNGPLQNMTQFYEAFGCKEGKMVRAENQRAKIW; this is translated from the coding sequence ATGACCAACAAAAACCAACTTTTACTCGCTCTGGGTGCTCTGGGCACCGCCGCCGGCCTTACCCTGGCGGGCTGCGCCGCCAGCACTCCGGCTGCCACGGCCACCACCCCGGCTGCCGATGCTACGGCTACGGCTACGGCCACGGCCTCGACCACGACCACCGCGGCGCCCGGCTCCCTGCCCTCCGTACCCGGTGTGGGCCTGGATGTGTCCAACATCGATAAGTCGGTGTCGCCCTGCGACAACTTCTTCCAGTACGCCTCCGGGACCTGGCTTAAGAACAACCCGGTGCCCGCCGCCGAGTCGCGCTGGAGCTCCTGGAACCAGCTCATCAACCAGAACGAGACCGTCATGCGGCAGATTCTGAACGATGCCGCCGCCAACCGCACCGCGCCCAAGGGCTCGAACCTGCAGAAGGTGGGCGACTACTACGCCACGGCCATGGACTCGGTGGGCATTGATACAGCCGGCCTGAAGTATCTGAAGCCCGAGCTGGACCGCATTGCCGCCATCAAGGACCTGAAAGGCCTGCAGACGGCCCTGAGCCGCCAGCAGATGCTGCAAACCCGCTCGGTGCTGGGCCTGGGCGTACGCCAGGACCGCAAGAAAAGCACGGAGTACGCCGTCTATATGTCGCAGGGCGGCCTGACACTGCCCGACAAGGACTACTACCTCAAGGACGATGCGCGCTCCAAGCAGATCCGCACGGCCTACCTGACCTACCTGACCAACATGTTCCGGCAGCTCGGCGACAACGAAGCCACCGCCGCCAAGAACGCCAACACCGTGATGCGCCTGGAAACGCGGCTGGCCAAAGCCAGCAAGGACCGCGTGGCCCTGCGCGACCCCTACGCCAACTACAACAAGATGACGGTGGCTGAGGCCAACCAGCAATTTCCCAACCTGGGCGTAACCAGCCTGCTGCAGCAAGTGGGCCTGGGCTCGGCCAAGGAAGTTATTGTGGGGCAGCCCGAATTCCTGAAGGAAGCCAGCACGGCCCTCAAGCAAGAGCCGCTGAATGACTGGAAAACCTACCTGCGCTGGCACGTGACGAACTCGGCCGCATCGGCTCTGCCCACGGCTTTCGTGGATGAGTCGTTCCGCTTCAACCAGGTGCTGACCGGCGCCAAGGTGCAGCAGCCCCGCTGGAAGCGTATGCTGCGCGCCACCGACGGCGCCCTGGGCGAAGCCTTCGGCCAGCTCTACGTGGACAAGGCCTTTGCGCCCGAAACCAAGCAGAAGGCCCTGGAAATGGTCGGCAACATCAAGTCGGCCATGGCCGAGCACATCCAAGGTTTGGAGTGGATGAGCGCCGCCACCAAGACCGAAGCCCTGAAGAAGCTGAACGCCTTCACCGTCAAAATCGGCTACCCCGACAAGTGGAAAGACTACTCGGCCCTGAATATGTCGCGCGAGTCGTACCTGCAGAACGTAATGGCCGCCCGCATATGGGAGTATAAGGACAACGTGAGCAAGTACGGCAAGCCGATTGACCGCGGCGAGTGGGGCATGACCCCGCCCACGGTGAATGCCTACTACAACCCGTCGATGAACGAAATCGTGTTTCCGGCCGGTATCATGCAGCCCCCGTTCTTCGACCCCAAAGCCGACGACGCCGTCAACTACGGTGGCATGGGCGCCGTAATCGGCCACGAAATCACCCACGGTTTCGACGACCAGGGCCGGCAGTCGGATGCTGAAGGCAACCTGCGCGACTGGTGGACCAAGGAAGACGCCGACAACTTCACCAAGCGCGCCGACATGGTGGGCGGGCAGTATTCGGCCTTCTCTCCCCTGGATTCGGTGTTCGTGAACGGCAAGCTCACGATGGGCGAAAACCTGGCCGACTTCGGCGGCTTGGCCCTGGCCTACTCGGCCCTGGAAAAGCAACTGGAGAAAAAGTACGGCGCCAACGCCCGCCCCAACTACGACGGCTTCACGCCCGAGCAGCGCTTCTTCCTGAGCTGGGCCCAGGTGTGGCGCACCAACGCCCGCCCCGAATACCTGCGTCAGCAGGTGCTCACCGACCCGCACTCCCCGGCCCAGTACCGCACCAACGGCCCCCTGCAGAACATGACCCAGTTCTACGAGGCCTTCGGCTGCAAGGAAGGCAAGATGGTCCGCGCCGAAAACCAGCGCGCCAAGATTTGGTAA
- a CDS encoding MFS transporter yields the protein MLTPRPEAPVSPNRARWAVTLVFFLHGLLFANWAARLPELEHHYGIEHRELGQVLFCNALGAWGAMPLASWLLPRFGSRRLTTIGALLFCAFIPGLALLDRVDHLMALFLALGAATGLLDVAMNSQAIQVEQRYPRPIMSSFHAAFSLGGMLGAGAGALGAHLHWSYATHLLSFSAVSLLLVGAAATQLLPVEQAVSETNEAAATPAGFRWPSRLVVGLGIVAFCCMLGEGAMADWSTIYLVQDTHASAALAPLGYAAFSLAMATGRVLGDAAALRFGAQRLVVAGGLLALVGLLGLLLVPLPAVGIGGLALIGLGLSTVIPTVFSATGQQSDMAPAAALGLVSTIGYGGFLLGPPVIGWLADALTLRWALGIVATLFVVLVGVGLTLRLTSRVRAAHLEPVLVG from the coding sequence ATGCTGACTCCCCGCCCGGAGGCGCCGGTTTCCCCGAACCGTGCCCGCTGGGCGGTAACCCTGGTTTTCTTTCTGCACGGCTTGCTCTTCGCCAACTGGGCCGCCCGTCTGCCCGAGCTCGAGCATCACTACGGCATCGAGCACCGGGAGCTGGGCCAGGTGTTGTTTTGTAATGCCCTGGGCGCCTGGGGCGCTATGCCGCTGGCCAGTTGGCTGCTGCCCCGCTTCGGCAGCCGCCGCCTGACGACCATCGGGGCCCTGCTGTTTTGCGCCTTTATTCCCGGCCTGGCGTTGCTCGATAGGGTAGACCATCTGATGGCCCTGTTTCTGGCCTTGGGGGCGGCTACTGGCTTGCTTGATGTAGCCATGAACTCCCAGGCTATCCAGGTGGAGCAGCGGTACCCGCGGCCCATTATGTCGTCGTTTCACGCGGCCTTTAGCCTCGGCGGCATGCTGGGCGCCGGCGCCGGGGCGCTGGGTGCTCATCTGCACTGGTCCTATGCAACGCACCTGCTAAGCTTTTCCGCCGTCAGTCTGCTGCTGGTCGGCGCCGCGGCCACCCAGCTGCTGCCCGTTGAGCAAGCAGTTTCTGAAACTAATGAGGCTGCCGCTACGCCGGCCGGTTTCCGCTGGCCCAGCCGGCTGGTAGTAGGGCTGGGCATCGTCGCCTTTTGCTGCATGCTGGGCGAAGGTGCCATGGCCGACTGGAGCACGATTTACTTGGTCCAGGACACCCACGCCAGTGCCGCCCTGGCCCCGCTCGGGTACGCAGCCTTTTCCCTGGCCATGGCCACGGGCCGTGTGCTGGGTGATGCGGCGGCCTTGCGCTTCGGGGCCCAGCGGCTGGTGGTGGCCGGCGGTTTGCTGGCCTTGGTTGGTCTGCTGGGCCTGCTGCTGGTGCCACTCCCGGCCGTGGGCATCGGTGGGCTGGCGCTGATTGGGCTGGGCCTGTCCACGGTTATTCCCACGGTATTCAGCGCCACCGGCCAGCAGTCTGATATGGCGCCGGCCGCGGCGCTGGGCCTGGTTTCGACCATCGGCTACGGGGGCTTTCTGCTGGGGCCGCCGGTTATCGGCTGGCTGGCCGATGCCCTGACGTTGCGCTGGGCCCTGGGTATTGTGGCCACGCTGTTCGTGGTGCTGGTAGGAGTGGGGCTCACTCTGCGCCTGACTTCCCGCGTCCGCGCCGCGCACTTGGAACCCGTGCTGGTTGGCTAA
- the aspA gene encoding aspartate ammonia-lyase, with protein sequence MTNSRLEHDFLGERSIPNDAYYGIQTLRALENFNITGIPLRTEPLFVQSLAYVKKAAALANRDLGVLDPAIADCIATACDKVAAGQYDDQFLTDMIQGGAGTSVNMNANEVIANVALELMGHRKGQYEFCHPNNHVNCSQSTNDAYPTAFRIALSNKLIGYAQTLGNLADAFAAKGEEFRNVLKMGRTQLQDAVPMSMGDEFRAFATNLREELLRIEDSRRLISEINMGATAIGTRVNAPDGYAELVTEHLRTITGLDLSLAGDLIEATYDTGAYVQLSGVLKRTAVKLSKICNDLRLLSSGPRTGFNEINLPPLQPGSSIMPGKVNPVVPEVVNQTAFYVIGADLTVTMAAEAGQLQLNVMEPVISFALFTSISYMTNACRTLRDKCVVGITANVAHAEQLVRNSVGIVTQLNPVLGYETSAEIAKEALRTGKSVYDVAVTERGLLSQAKWDEIFTFENLIRPHFIQ encoded by the coding sequence ATGACAAATTCCCGGCTTGAACACGACTTCCTTGGCGAGCGGAGCATTCCCAACGACGCGTACTACGGCATCCAGACCCTGCGGGCCCTCGAAAACTTCAACATCACCGGTATTCCGCTGCGCACTGAGCCCCTGTTCGTGCAGTCGTTGGCCTACGTGAAGAAAGCTGCGGCCTTGGCCAACCGGGACCTGGGCGTGCTCGACCCCGCCATTGCCGACTGCATTGCCACGGCCTGCGACAAAGTAGCCGCCGGCCAGTACGACGACCAGTTCCTGACCGATATGATTCAGGGTGGGGCCGGTACCTCGGTCAACATGAACGCCAACGAGGTTATTGCCAACGTGGCCCTGGAGCTGATGGGCCACCGCAAGGGCCAGTACGAGTTCTGCCACCCCAATAACCACGTCAACTGCTCCCAGAGCACCAACGACGCCTACCCTACGGCTTTCCGCATTGCCCTGAGCAACAAGCTGATCGGCTACGCCCAAACCCTGGGCAACCTGGCCGATGCCTTTGCTGCCAAGGGTGAGGAGTTTCGGAACGTGCTCAAAATGGGCCGCACCCAGCTCCAGGACGCCGTGCCGATGAGCATGGGCGACGAGTTTCGGGCCTTTGCTACCAACCTGCGCGAGGAGTTGCTGCGCATTGAGGACTCGCGCCGCCTCATCAGTGAAATTAACATGGGCGCCACGGCCATCGGCACCCGGGTGAATGCCCCCGACGGCTACGCCGAGCTGGTTACCGAGCACCTGCGCACCATCACCGGCCTCGACCTGAGCCTAGCCGGCGACCTGATTGAGGCTACCTACGACACGGGCGCTTACGTGCAGCTCTCGGGCGTACTGAAGCGCACGGCCGTGAAGCTCTCCAAGATCTGCAATGATTTGCGCCTGCTCTCGTCGGGGCCGCGCACGGGCTTCAACGAAATCAACCTGCCGCCCCTGCAGCCGGGCTCCAGCATTATGCCCGGCAAGGTGAACCCCGTGGTGCCCGAGGTAGTCAACCAGACAGCCTTCTACGTCATCGGGGCCGACCTGACGGTGACCATGGCCGCCGAGGCCGGGCAGCTGCAGCTCAACGTGATGGAGCCGGTCATCTCCTTCGCCCTGTTTACCTCCATTTCGTACATGACCAACGCTTGCCGGACCCTGCGCGACAAGTGCGTGGTGGGTATTACGGCCAACGTGGCCCACGCCGAGCAGCTCGTGCGCAACAGCGTCGGCATCGTGACCCAGCTCAACCCCGTGCTGGGCTACGAAACCTCGGCCGAAATTGCCAAGGAAGCCCTACGCACCGGCAAATCGGTGTACGACGTGGCTGTAACTGAGCGGGGCTTGCTGAGTCAGGCCAAGTGGGACGAAATCTTCACCTTCGAAAACCTGATTCGGCCGCACTTTATCCAGTAG
- a CDS encoding COG3415 family protein produces the protein MGRHRHSLSLSRKQQAYLADFINSDILSKQQRNRAQVLQHWIADLSVQESGELLGLSIDRVYSMRRAFSQQGFKDYLHAVPRCGAPNKLTPKLETLLRRLTQQAEAKGKRLTLSLLAKRVVELGYADRICTVTVQRALKQVKAAQLTTTDQPAYALVQSSRLNAEQAA, from the coding sequence ATGGGTCGTCATCGTCACTCTCTGAGCCTGTCCCGCAAACAGCAGGCTTACCTCGCCGATTTTATCAACTCTGATATCCTCTCCAAGCAGCAGCGCAACCGCGCCCAGGTGCTGCAGCACTGGATTGCCGACCTGTCGGTGCAGGAGTCGGGGGAGCTGCTGGGTCTGAGCATCGACCGGGTGTACAGCATGCGCCGGGCATTTTCCCAGCAGGGCTTCAAGGACTATCTGCACGCCGTGCCGCGTTGCGGGGCGCCCAATAAGCTTACGCCTAAGCTCGAAACTCTGCTGCGTCGCCTCACCCAGCAGGCCGAGGCCAAAGGCAAGCGTCTAACCCTGTCTCTGCTTGCCAAGCGCGTTGTGGAGCTCGGCTACGCCGACCGGATCTGCACCGTCACCGTGCAGCGGGCTCTCAAGCAGGTGAAAGCCGCCCAACTCACCACTACTGACCAGCCGGCCTACGCCCTCGTGCAAAGCTCCCGCCTCAACGCAGAGCAGGCCGCCTAG
- a CDS encoding alpha/beta fold hydrolase codes for MSIASSQLRLRAWFLVVFLMWATANPAPAQQKAAGLANGTPTITTTDGVQLYTKVAGKGLPCVFVHGGPGSGSYAIEALAGKTLEQNFQMIYLDQRGSGRSASDPAKNYAIERLVQDLEEVRQQLHLDKWVVMSHSFGGIIATAYASKYPERVQGLVLVNSILNLPASMESTAANGYKLLPEASRPPLDPAAPLPQRFGMVMGLLGQQGLMNRFMYANDSTPARLSRVMKGVPANRDFATTLFQGPAIQGYVQDLTPATAALKMPVLVVSGQDDYMVGPEHYKSFQFPNQQVVVVPGRHYALIESPTEFNQALVSFRKKLPRKA; via the coding sequence ATGTCAATTGCTTCTTCTCAACTCCGCCTGCGGGCCTGGTTTCTGGTCGTATTCCTTATGTGGGCCACCGCCAACCCGGCTCCCGCCCAGCAAAAAGCAGCCGGCCTGGCCAACGGCACGCCCACTATTACCACCACCGATGGCGTGCAGCTCTACACCAAAGTGGCCGGCAAGGGTCTGCCCTGCGTGTTCGTGCACGGCGGCCCCGGCTCGGGCAGCTACGCCATTGAGGCCCTGGCGGGCAAAACGCTGGAGCAGAACTTCCAGATGATTTACCTCGACCAGCGCGGCAGTGGCCGCTCGGCCTCCGACCCCGCGAAAAACTACGCCATTGAGCGGCTGGTGCAGGACCTGGAAGAGGTGCGCCAGCAGCTTCACCTCGACAAGTGGGTGGTGATGTCGCACTCCTTCGGCGGCATCATTGCCACGGCCTACGCCAGCAAATACCCCGAGCGGGTGCAGGGCCTGGTGTTGGTCAACAGCATCCTGAACCTGCCCGCTTCCATGGAAAGCACCGCCGCCAACGGCTATAAGCTGCTGCCCGAAGCCAGCCGCCCGCCCCTGGACCCGGCCGCGCCCCTGCCCCAGCGCTTCGGCATGGTGATGGGCCTGCTGGGGCAGCAAGGGCTGATGAACCGGTTTATGTACGCCAACGACTCGACGCCGGCCCGCCTGAGCCGCGTGATGAAGGGCGTGCCCGCCAACCGTGACTTTGCCACCACGCTATTTCAGGGTCCCGCCATCCAGGGCTACGTGCAGGATCTGACGCCGGCTACGGCCGCGCTGAAAATGCCGGTGCTGGTTGTCTCGGGCCAGGACGACTACATGGTGGGCCCCGAGCATTACAAGTCGTTTCAGTTTCCCAACCAGCAGGTTGTCGTAGTACCCGGCCGCCATTATGCCCTTATTGAAAGTCCCACCGAGTTCAACCAGGCCCTGGTGAGCTTCCGCAAAAAGCTGCCCCGCAAAGCCTAA
- a CDS encoding helix-turn-helix domain-containing protein: MKLEFEPIQPSAGSSFRLLHYTEAEEGGILWHYHPEYELLYIPQGSGRRHIGQHVSRYEGGELLFMGPNLPHLSFSHEQHGPFEQVVVQLRADFLGETFLQRPELAAVQQLFVRSVQGLSFGPDTRAAVGDALRRMMEQPAPIRLLTLLQVLYTLADAADVTELHADMGGSGVQVKEQKRLGRIYQYIQEHFAEPITVQDLADVANLSVPAFCRYFKKMTSQTLTNFLQEYRISHARLLLLQDLPITEVSYASGFNNLSHFNRTFRRLTGLTPSAYREQKGAVLVS, from the coding sequence ATGAAGCTCGAGTTCGAACCAATCCAGCCCTCGGCCGGCAGCTCCTTCCGGCTGCTGCATTACACGGAAGCCGAGGAAGGGGGAATCCTGTGGCATTACCACCCCGAATACGAGCTGCTCTACATTCCACAGGGCAGCGGCCGGCGCCACATCGGGCAGCACGTGTCGCGCTACGAGGGCGGCGAGCTGCTCTTTATGGGCCCCAACCTGCCCCACCTGAGCTTCAGCCACGAGCAGCACGGCCCCTTCGAGCAGGTGGTGGTGCAGCTGCGGGCCGACTTCCTGGGCGAGACTTTCCTGCAGCGGCCCGAGCTGGCGGCCGTGCAGCAGCTTTTCGTGCGCTCGGTGCAGGGCCTCTCATTTGGGCCTGATACCCGCGCGGCCGTGGGTGATGCCCTGCGCCGGATGATGGAGCAGCCGGCCCCCATTCGCCTGCTTACGCTGCTACAGGTGCTCTACACCCTGGCCGATGCTGCCGACGTGACCGAGCTGCACGCCGATATGGGCGGCTCGGGCGTGCAGGTGAAAGAGCAAAAGCGCCTGGGCCGCATCTACCAGTACATTCAGGAGCACTTTGCCGAGCCCATTACGGTGCAGGATCTGGCCGACGTGGCTAACCTGTCGGTGCCCGCGTTTTGCCGCTACTTCAAGAAGATGACCAGCCAGACGCTCACCAACTTTCTGCAGGAATACCGCATTAGTCACGCCCGGCTGCTGCTGCTGCAGGATTTGCCCATTACGGAAGTCAGCTACGCCAGCGGGTTCAACAACCTGTCCCACTTCAACCGCACCTTCCGCCGCCTCACCGGCCTGACGCCCTCGGCCTACCGGGAGCAAAAGGGCGCGGTACTGGTGAGCTAA
- a CDS encoding NADPH-dependent FMN reductase, translating to MHLLAFGGSLRPASTTGQLLRAAAALAPASVRFGFYEGLADLPHFSPELDAEPLPRAVTTLRQRLAAADGILFCTPEYAYGMPGAFKNALDWTVSTTLLTNKPVAIMSASPSFLGGDKAHAALQLTLTALNTQIVEEASLLIPGVRTKLSATGEVTDAATRQQLQRVVAALGQACQQQG from the coding sequence ATGCACCTTCTCGCTTTTGGCGGCAGCCTGCGCCCCGCCTCTACCACCGGCCAGCTGCTGCGCGCCGCGGCGGCCCTGGCCCCAGCCAGCGTCCGGTTTGGCTTCTACGAAGGCTTGGCCGACTTACCCCACTTCAGCCCCGAGCTGGACGCGGAGCCGCTGCCCAGGGCCGTAACCACGCTACGACAGAGGTTGGCCGCCGCCGACGGTATTTTATTTTGCACGCCGGAGTACGCCTACGGGATGCCCGGCGCCTTTAAAAATGCCCTGGACTGGACGGTTTCCACGACCCTGCTGACTAATAAACCGGTGGCCATCATGAGTGCCTCGCCCAGTTTCCTGGGCGGCGACAAAGCCCACGCTGCCCTGCAGCTGACCCTCACGGCGCTGAATACACAGATTGTGGAAGAAGCCAGCCTGCTCATACCGGGGGTGCGCACCAAACTAAGCGCCACCGGCGAGGTAACCGATGCGGCCACCCGGCAGCAGCTGCAGCGGGTAGTGGCCGCGCTCGGGCAGGCTTGCCAGCAGCAGGGTTAG
- a CDS encoding NUDIX hydrolase has translation MQIIDKVAWLHLHQGLVLSTRSRGKDRYYFPGGKREAGETDAQTLIREIREELTVTLTPESLRYLGTFEAQAHGHAEGVLVRMLCYAADYSGTLQPAAEIAELAWLTYQDRPRVSAVDQLIFDWLREQGQLAD, from the coding sequence ATGCAGATTATCGACAAAGTAGCTTGGCTGCACCTGCACCAGGGCCTGGTGCTGAGCACCCGCAGCCGGGGCAAAGACCGTTACTACTTTCCCGGTGGCAAGCGCGAAGCTGGCGAAACCGACGCCCAGACCCTGATTCGGGAAATCCGGGAGGAGCTGACCGTGACGCTCACGCCGGAGAGTCTGCGCTACCTGGGCACCTTCGAAGCCCAGGCCCACGGCCACGCCGAGGGAGTCTTGGTACGCATGCTCTGCTACGCCGCCGACTATAGCGGTACGCTGCAGCCCGCCGCCGAAATTGCGGAACTCGCCTGGCTCACCTACCAGGACCGCCCCCGCGTATCGGCCGTCGACCAGCTGATTTTCGACTGGCTCCGCGAGCAGGGCCAGCTCGCCGACTAG
- a CDS encoding NADH:flavin oxidoreductase/NADH oxidase, with the protein MASLFTPLTIRGLTIKNRITVSPMCMYSSRDGFVNDWHLVHLGSRAVGGAGLIITEAAAVAPEGRITPDDLGIWSDEHLPGLKRITNFLAEHGAVPGIQLAHAGRKASTFTSWKGNGVVPEAEGGWQTVAPSAVPFHAGQPEPLALDQAGIDKVIADYRAATLRALAAGFQVVEIHAAHGYLLHEFLSPLSNARTDSYGGSFENRCRLLLQIVDVTRAEWPAEYPLFVRISATDWTEGGWTAEDSVALARLLKEHGVDLIDCSTGGNVPTAPIPVGPGYQVEFAERVRKEADILTGAVGIITSAQQAESIIASGQADLVLLAREMLRDPNFPLHAAQELGVDVEWPVQYARAKRHK; encoded by the coding sequence ATGGCCAGTCTGTTTACGCCGCTCACCATTCGCGGCCTCACGATTAAAAACCGCATCACCGTCTCGCCGATGTGCATGTACAGCAGCCGCGACGGGTTCGTCAACGACTGGCACCTGGTGCACCTGGGCAGCCGGGCCGTGGGCGGGGCGGGCCTCATCATCACCGAGGCCGCGGCCGTGGCGCCCGAGGGCCGCATCACCCCCGACGACCTGGGCATCTGGAGCGACGAGCACCTACCGGGCCTCAAGCGCATCACCAACTTTCTGGCCGAGCACGGGGCCGTGCCCGGGATTCAGTTGGCCCACGCCGGCCGCAAAGCCAGCACCTTCACTTCCTGGAAAGGCAACGGCGTAGTGCCCGAAGCCGAAGGCGGCTGGCAAACCGTGGCGCCCAGCGCCGTGCCGTTTCACGCCGGGCAGCCCGAGCCCCTGGCCCTCGACCAGGCCGGCATTGATAAGGTTATTGCCGACTACCGGGCCGCCACGCTGCGGGCCCTGGCGGCGGGCTTTCAGGTGGTGGAAATCCACGCGGCCCACGGCTATTTGCTCCACGAGTTCCTTTCGCCCCTGAGCAACGCCCGCACCGACAGCTACGGCGGCTCGTTTGAGAACCGCTGCCGCCTGCTGCTGCAAATCGTGGACGTGACCCGCGCCGAGTGGCCGGCCGAGTACCCGCTGTTCGTGCGCATCTCGGCCACCGACTGGACCGAGGGTGGCTGGACCGCCGAGGATTCCGTGGCCCTGGCCCGCCTGCTCAAGGAGCACGGCGTGGATTTGATTGACTGCTCGACCGGCGGCAACGTGCCTACCGCCCCAATTCCGGTGGGCCCGGGCTACCAGGTGGAGTTTGCCGAGCGGGTCCGAAAAGAGGCCGACATCCTGACCGGGGCCGTGGGCATCATCACCTCCGCCCAGCAGGCCGAGAGTATCATTGCCAGCGGGCAGGCCGACCTGGTGCTGCTGGCCCGCGAGATGCTGCGCGACCCCAACTTCCCGCTGCACGCCGCCCAGGAGCTAGGTGTGGATGTGGAGTGGCCCGTGCAGTACGCCCGCGCCAAGCGCCACAAGTAA
- a CDS encoding LacI family DNA-binding transcriptional regulator — protein MSTHRASISDLAAQLNLSVSTVSRALSDHSRISDATKKRVWELARQLNYQPNQLAAALRKGRSNTLGVVVPHIDGQFFALVVKGIETIATQAGFNVMICQSNEDAAQEQKNVETLLNAQVDGILLSLSLSTHDFGYLEEIRRRGIPMVFFDRVVESQDVSAVVLNDYQGGYEAVCHLIEQGCRQIAHLGGPQHLNICRNRYQGYADALRHNGLPVDPALVNFSDLRIQDGRQGMECLLNQAPQLDAVFSCNDLALVGAMQIIKRRGLRIPQDVALAGFSNELFDSLTEPMLTSVDQRCEEMGRTAVKMLLELINEGPTKVAPRQVVLQPNLLIRESSLRSDLLQETKA, from the coding sequence GTGTCTACTCATCGCGCTTCCATATCCGATTTAGCTGCTCAGCTCAACCTATCCGTTTCGACGGTATCACGGGCGCTGAGTGACCATAGTCGCATCAGCGACGCGACGAAAAAGCGCGTCTGGGAGCTGGCCCGCCAGTTGAACTACCAGCCCAACCAGCTGGCCGCCGCCCTGCGCAAGGGCCGCAGCAACACGCTGGGCGTAGTGGTACCCCACATCGACGGGCAGTTTTTCGCCCTCGTCGTGAAAGGCATCGAAACCATTGCCACCCAGGCGGGCTTCAACGTGATGATCTGCCAGTCGAATGAAGACGCGGCCCAGGAGCAAAAGAACGTCGAAACCTTGCTCAACGCCCAGGTAGACGGTATTCTGCTGTCCTTGTCGCTCTCGACCCACGATTTTGGATATCTGGAAGAAATCCGGCGCCGGGGCATTCCTATGGTGTTTTTTGACCGGGTAGTGGAAAGCCAAGACGTGAGTGCCGTAGTGCTCAACGACTACCAGGGCGGCTACGAGGCCGTGTGCCACCTCATTGAGCAGGGCTGCCGGCAAATTGCCCACCTGGGCGGGCCCCAGCACCTGAATATCTGCCGTAACCGCTACCAGGGCTACGCCGATGCGCTACGTCACAACGGGCTGCCAGTAGATCCGGCCCTGGTTAATTTCAGCGACCTGCGCATTCAGGATGGGCGGCAGGGCATGGAGTGCTTGCTCAACCAGGCTCCGCAGCTCGACGCCGTGTTTTCGTGCAACGACCTGGCTTTGGTGGGCGCCATGCAAATTATTAAACGCCGCGGCTTACGCATTCCGCAGGATGTGGCCCTGGCCGGCTTTAGCAACGAGCTATTCGATTCGCTAACCGAACCCATGCTGACCTCGGTAGACCAGCGCTGCGAGGAAATGGGCCGCACGGCCGTAAAGATGCTGCTGGAGCTGATTAACGAAGGCCCGACCAAGGTGGCGCCCCGGCAAGTGGTGCTGCAGCCCAACCTGCTGATTCGGGAATCGTCATTGCGCAGCGACTTGCTGCAGGAAACCAAAGCCTAA
- a CDS encoding ASCH/PUA domain-containing protein, translated as MKTDNTSTGQPRSLTSRQTHELKTWPACFAAVESGAKPFDVRENDRNYQVGDVLLLREYEPETEQYSGRTLLRSVSYVLLGGSFGLEAGWCVVGFGALPPLPPGINDTKLW; from the coding sequence ATGAAAACTGATAACACATCTACCGGCCAACCCAGGAGCCTGACTTCGCGCCAAACGCACGAGCTCAAAACCTGGCCCGCCTGCTTTGCCGCCGTCGAGTCGGGCGCCAAACCCTTCGACGTGCGCGAAAACGACCGAAACTACCAGGTCGGCGACGTGCTGCTGCTGCGCGAGTACGAGCCCGAAACCGAGCAGTACAGTGGCCGCACCCTGCTCCGCTCGGTCAGCTACGTGCTGCTGGGCGGTTCCTTCGGCCTGGAAGCCGGCTGGTGCGTGGTGGGCTTCGGGGCGCTGCCGCCGCTGCCGCCGGGCATCAACGACACCAAGCTTTGGTAG